AATATTTGATATCTTAAAATTAGCAATTAAAGATGGAATAAATGACGGAACAATTAGAAAAGATATTGATATTAATAAATTATCTTTATTGCTATGGTTACAAACAGTTGGTATAGTACAGCAATTTGAATTAAGAAAAAAAATGTACGAAAATTGGACAGAAGATTTTTCAACAATTTTAGATTTTTATATAGAGTTTATGGAAAAAACTTTAAAAAAATAATATTGTTTTTTATTTTAAAATTAAGTGACCGATGGTCATTTAAAGAAAGGGTGAATACTTATTTTTAAAAGATTATTAATCGGGAATTTAGAGATCAAGTATCCAATAGTTCAAGGTGGAATGGCTGTAGGTATTTCTTTAGATGGATTAGCTTCAGCGGTTGCTAATGCTGGAGGCATCGGGGTTATAGGAACAGCTGGTATTGGTTTTTTTTCTGAATTAAAAAATTATAAAGAGGCTAGCATCGACGGTTTAAAAAAAATTATTCGAAAAGCTAAAGAAAAATCTAATGGTGTTATTGGTGTTAATATTATGGTAGCACTTACAAATTACGGAGATATGGTAAAAACCGCTATTGATGAAAACATTGATATTATTTTTTCTGGTGCTGGTTTACCTTTGAATTTACCTTCTTTTTTAAATAATAAGAAAAAAACAAAATTAGTTCCAATTGTTTCCTCTTTAAAAGCAGCACAAATTATTGTAAAAAGATGGTTATCTAAATATAATTATCTTCCTGATGCATTTGTTCTTGAAGGACCTTTAGCTGGAGGACATTTAGGTTATAAAGACAATGAATTATTTTTAGAAAAAAATAATTTAGAAAACAATATTCCCAAATTAAAAGATTTTCTAGATAATTTAGAACATAATTATGGGAAAAAAATACCTCTTATTGCTGGTGGTGGTTTATATTCTAAAGATGATGTTGAGAGAATTTTATCTTTAGGAGCTGACGCGGTTCAAATTGGAACAAGATTTATTGCTACTGAAGAATGTGATGCTAATATAAAATTTAAAGAAGTAATAATAAATGCTAAAGATGAAGATATTGCTATAATAAAAAGTCCTGTTGGATTACCAGGAAGAGCAATAAGAAATGAATTTATTGAAGCCGTTGATAAAGGTGAGAAAAAACCATATGAATGTAAATATCATTGTATTAAGACATGTGATTTTAAAACAGCTCCATATTGTATTGCCAAGGCATTATATAATGCAGCAATAGGGAATATTAATGAAGGGTTTGTTTTTACTGGTAATGCAGTTTCAAAAATCAATGAAATACAGAAGGTTGAAGATATTATAAAAGAATTATTTGAAAGCTAAGGAGGAGATAAAATGGATAAAAAAGAATTATTTGAAAAAGTAAGAGAAATTATGGCTGAAAGTTTAAGTATTGAAAAAGAGAAAATAACCGAGGAAGCAAATTTAACAGATGATTTAGAATTAGATTCATTAGAATTAGTAGATTTAACAATGGATTTTGAAAATGAATTAGGAATTTCTATTGATGATTCTGAATTAGAAAAAATAAAAACAGTTGGAGACATTGTAGAGCTTTTATCAAATAAAAACTAACACCTATTCCTCTTTTTGGAAATGGAAGAGCTTTATCGCTCTTCCATTATTTGTATAATTTATTTAAAGTTTATATCTATCAAAAAACTCATCTTCTGTTAATATCTGAATACCTAATTTTTTTGCTTTTTCAAGTTTACTTCCAGCGTTGTTCCCAACAACAAGAAGATTTAATTTTTTCGTTACCGAATCTTTGAATATACCACCATTAATTTCTATTAGCTCTTTGAATTGACCTCTTGTCATTTTTTTCAGCTCACCTGTAACGCAAATTTGCATATCTTTAAATATTCCATCATTTTCTCTTGACTCATAATACAGCTTAACTCCATATTTTTTTAACTCATTAATAATATTTATTGCATATTCATTTCTAAAAAAGTCATAAATAGATTGCGCAATATCAGCTCCTATTCCGTCAATAGAAATTAATTCATCATACTCTGCTTTCATTAAATTATCTATATTATTGAATTTTTTAGCTAAATCTTTTGCTATTTTTTTACCTACATTTGGTATTCCTAATGCATATAGCACTTTATCGAGACCACTTTGTTTGGAATCTTCTATCTGTTTTAATATTTTGCTAATCATTTTAGGACCAATACCATGTCCCAAAGTAGCCAATTTAAAATGATCTAAATTATATAAATCGGAAATTTTTTCTATTAGATTAGCTTCCACTATTCTATCTATTAATTTCGGTCCTAAACC
Above is a genomic segment from Marinitoga sp. 38H-ov containing:
- a CDS encoding nitronate monooxygenase family protein → MFKRLLIGNLEIKYPIVQGGMAVGISLDGLASAVANAGGIGVIGTAGIGFFSELKNYKEASIDGLKKIIRKAKEKSNGVIGVNIMVALTNYGDMVKTAIDENIDIIFSGAGLPLNLPSFLNNKKKTKLVPIVSSLKAAQIIVKRWLSKYNYLPDAFVLEGPLAGGHLGYKDNELFLEKNNLENNIPKLKDFLDNLEHNYGKKIPLIAGGGLYSKDDVERILSLGADAVQIGTRFIATEECDANIKFKEVIINAKDEDIAIIKSPVGLPGRAIRNEFIEAVDKGEKKPYECKYHCIKTCDFKTAPYCIAKALYNAAIGNINEGFVFTGNAVSKINEIQKVEDIIKELFES
- a CDS encoding acyl carrier protein, with amino-acid sequence MDKKELFEKVREIMAESLSIEKEKITEEANLTDDLELDSLELVDLTMDFENELGISIDDSELEKIKTVGDIVELLSNKN